The Desmonostoc muscorum LEGE 12446 genome includes a region encoding these proteins:
- a CDS encoding ShlB/FhaC/HecB family hemolysin secretion/activation protein: MVLSVWRRRFFLSPCITFILLLYHTNSACAQPINPVTPKPPEQPPANPLPPTNVPIQIPPTVPPTPEDALDIPGSIVVQKFEFVGNSAFSQEELNSAIANFTGQPITFAELLKAANQITELYVQKGYITSGAYIPSQEFRSGIIKIQVVEGSLEDIQVNVIKGRLNSDYVRSRIAIATTKPLNINRLKEALQLLQLNPLIESLDAELTAGTRPGVNSLAVTVKGARTFNTQLSINNNRNPSVGSFERGIALSEASLLGIGDRLSFAYKNTDGSNSFEGGYTLPVNPRNGTIGFNYRITDNKIIEPPFQDLDIEVNSREFELSFRQPVLQRATPEVSQELTLILTAARRESNSSIQGVDFPLFAGADAQGETRVSELSFAQEWLHRSRQEVLAARSEFNLGIGAFDATINNSEPDSRYFLWRGQMIYLRLLSQPKEQTAAPTLLLRSNVQLASSSLLSIEQFSVGGQGTVRGYRQDVLLSDNGIFASAELRLPIARFPELRGTLQVAPFIDFGTVWNTGRENPDPNTLLGSGLGLLWQMGDRFTARLDWGVPLINIDNSKRTWQENGVYFQMEYKAF, encoded by the coding sequence ATGGTATTAAGTGTTTGGCGACGGAGATTTTTTTTATCTCCTTGTATTACTTTTATACTCTTGCTGTATCACACAAATTCTGCTTGCGCCCAGCCGATTAATCCTGTTACCCCAAAACCGCCAGAACAACCCCCGGCTAATCCTCTACCACCAACAAACGTACCCATCCAAATACCGCCGACAGTACCACCAACCCCGGAAGACGCCCTAGATATTCCAGGAAGTATCGTTGTGCAAAAGTTCGAGTTTGTTGGTAATAGCGCCTTTAGCCAAGAAGAATTAAACTCTGCGATCGCCAATTTTACCGGACAACCAATTACCTTTGCCGAACTCCTGAAAGCTGCCAATCAAATTACCGAATTGTATGTGCAAAAGGGATACATTACCTCTGGTGCCTACATTCCCAGTCAAGAGTTTCGCTCAGGAATCATCAAAATTCAGGTAGTAGAAGGCAGTTTAGAAGATATTCAAGTCAATGTGATTAAAGGACGGTTGAACTCAGATTATGTCCGCAGTCGCATTGCGATCGCTACTACCAAACCACTAAATATTAACCGCCTCAAAGAAGCTTTGCAACTGCTGCAACTCAATCCCCTAATTGAAAGCTTAGACGCCGAACTCACCGCCGGTACTAGGCCAGGTGTGAATTCTTTAGCGGTGACAGTCAAGGGGGCGAGAACTTTTAATACCCAACTCAGTATTAATAATAACCGCAACCCCAGCGTTGGTAGTTTTGAGCGCGGCATCGCCTTATCCGAAGCCAGTCTTCTGGGAATTGGCGATCGCTTGAGTTTCGCCTACAAAAATACCGATGGTAGCAATAGCTTTGAGGGCGGTTATACCTTGCCAGTGAATCCTCGGAATGGCACTATTGGCTTCAACTATCGGATTACCGACAACAAAATTATTGAACCTCCTTTTCAGGATTTGGATATCGAAGTAAATTCTCGTGAGTTTGAATTATCTTTTCGTCAGCCAGTTCTGCAAAGAGCCACCCCAGAAGTTAGCCAAGAACTCACCTTGATTTTAACCGCAGCCAGGCGCGAAAGTAATTCTTCGATTCAAGGAGTGGATTTTCCCCTGTTTGCTGGGGCTGATGCTCAAGGAGAAACGCGGGTATCGGAATTGAGTTTCGCCCAAGAATGGCTACACCGCAGTCGTCAAGAAGTTCTAGCTGCTCGTTCCGAGTTTAATTTGGGAATTGGAGCTTTTGACGCCACAATTAATAACAGCGAACCAGATAGCCGATATTTCCTTTGGCGGGGACAAATGATTTATTTGCGCCTCCTCAGTCAGCCAAAAGAACAAACAGCAGCTCCTACTTTGTTGTTGCGTTCTAATGTGCAATTGGCCAGTAGTTCTCTGCTTTCCATTGAGCAATTTAGTGTGGGAGGTCAAGGAACAGTGCGGGGTTATCGCCAAGATGTTTTACTCAGTGATAATGGCATTTTTGCTTCCGCAGAATTGCGATTACCTATTGCTCGTTTTCCGGAACTTCGAGGAACTTTACAGGTTGCACCATTTATTGATTTTGGTACTGTCTGGAATACAGGTAGAGAAAATCCTGACCCGAATACTCTGCTAGGTTCAGGATTAGGGCTACTTTGGCAAATGGGGGATAGATTCACAGCTCGCCTTGATTGGGGTGTTCCTTTAATAAATATTGATAATAGCAAGCGGACATGGCAAGAAAATGGGGTGTATTTTCAGATGGAGTACAAAGCGTTCTAA
- a CDS encoding CHAT domain-containing protein, which translates to MISKRYRRLLILILSAFLGLLSSLTMPAWSNLSSLHANAGSPLALAREGEQRYNAGELEAAAKLWEAAAEAYEKIGDRDGMTKSLINKSQALQDLGLYPKACNTLLEAFAIENPSCSQTQIEELHKTLTQKGNSLTLTEAIGLHSLGDVLRRQGLLEKSQKILQLSLSSSAESAEKSAVLVSLGNTERILGNQIRDRWDYDAVTEIIDRKSVLDALAPYNQAVNYYIQAAKVASAPPIPKIQAQLNHFQLLLETQRWWGEQTQRRIASWSRFSEAKLIQRAKDFVSGLESQLSQDAQALQNQILPNLATLTPSRAAIYAQINFADSLMQSAQTNNVEPLLENALQQSRTLQDRRTETYALGYLGKFYHKQGQLNQATKLTQQALLLAQEQNISGDAREITYLWQSQLGSLLRKQGDIKGAIAAYTAAFNTLQSLRSDLNVNNQDVQFDFLQEVKPVYLELADLLLKSNLTDNELNSLIVSTPTIKQEKSETNKSQKRLEFARQVIESLQLAELDNFFQDPCSETANIALQIDNIDANAAVIYPIVLPDRLEVILSVSGKPLQEVVIPISEREVNETLDRLYDNLDNISINNSARNILLTSNPNPKELKENLQTLLPIFAEVYNWLIQPFETQLDPKEIKNLVFVLNGRLQRVPVAALYDGKNYLIEKYSVALVPSLQLLAPKQLERKQLKVLAAGVSEQIKIQGQFFAALVNVPKELDQIKETFPASQKLLNEDFTVKTIQKQLKSNFPVIHLATHGLFSSNPQKNFIITGDGKSISINELSALLKEPGTAVELLVLSACETATGDERAVLGLAGMAVRSGARSTLATLWPVGDASTAEFMGQFYQDLKKPGAKQADALKNAQLSLLESLKLNPPFQELQNLPPHPYYWAPYVLVGNWQ; encoded by the coding sequence ATGATTTCTAAAAGATACCGTCGTTTATTAATTTTGATTCTTTCAGCTTTCTTGGGGTTGTTATCTAGTTTGACTATGCCAGCTTGGTCAAATCTTTCTAGTTTACATGCTAATGCTGGTAGTCCTCTAGCATTGGCAAGGGAAGGTGAACAACGGTACAACGCTGGAGAATTAGAAGCAGCAGCAAAGTTATGGGAAGCGGCGGCTGAGGCTTATGAAAAAATTGGCGATCGCGATGGAATGACTAAGAGTCTAATCAATAAATCCCAGGCTTTGCAAGATTTAGGTTTATATCCCAAAGCTTGCAATACTTTACTTGAAGCTTTTGCGATCGAAAACCCCAGCTGTAGCCAAACCCAAATCGAGGAACTCCACAAAACCCTTACTCAAAAGGGTAATTCCTTGACTTTAACTGAAGCGATTGGCTTGCACAGCCTCGGTGATGTCCTACGCAGACAAGGGTTATTAGAAAAGTCGCAAAAAATCTTGCAGTTAAGTCTGTCATCAAGTGCCGAATCGGCTGAAAAAAGTGCGGTGCTAGTGAGTTTGGGGAATACCGAACGGATCTTAGGTAACCAAATCCGCGATCGCTGGGACTATGATGCAGTGACGGAAATTATCGATCGCAAATCTGTCTTGGATGCTCTAGCGCCCTACAATCAAGCTGTTAATTACTATATCCAAGCAGCAAAGGTAGCATCAGCGCCACCAATACCTAAAATTCAAGCACAACTCAATCACTTCCAGCTATTACTGGAGACGCAAAGATGGTGGGGTGAACAGACGCAACGCCGGATTGCTTCTTGGTCGAGATTTTCGGAAGCTAAATTAATTCAACGGGCAAAAGATTTTGTCTCTGGGTTGGAGTCGCAGTTGAGCCAAGATGCTCAAGCATTGCAAAATCAAATTCTACCTAACTTAGCCACTCTTACTCCCAGTCGTGCTGCTATTTATGCCCAGATTAACTTTGCTGATTCTTTGATGCAAAGCGCCCAAACAAATAACGTTGAACCTTTATTAGAGAATGCACTACAACAGTCACGGACTCTACAGGATAGACGAACCGAAACCTACGCTCTAGGGTATTTGGGCAAATTTTACCACAAACAAGGGCAATTAAATCAGGCAACCAAACTAACGCAACAAGCACTGTTGTTAGCCCAAGAACAAAATATCAGTGGTGATGCTAGGGAAATTACTTATCTTTGGCAATCTCAGTTAGGAAGTTTACTACGAAAACAGGGAGATATCAAAGGAGCGATCGCAGCATACACCGCCGCCTTTAATACTCTGCAATCCCTACGCAGCGATTTAAACGTCAACAATCAAGATGTCCAGTTTGATTTTCTCCAAGAAGTCAAACCTGTCTATCTAGAATTAGCAGATTTGCTGTTGAAATCAAATTTGACTGACAACGAATTAAATTCGCTAATAGTTTCTACTCCTACCATTAAGCAGGAAAAATCTGAAACGAACAAGTCTCAAAAACGTCTAGAATTCGCCCGGCAAGTGATAGAATCTCTGCAATTAGCAGAACTAGATAACTTTTTTCAAGACCCCTGTTCGGAAACAGCAAACATCGCGTTGCAAATTGATAATATTGATGCCAATGCAGCTGTAATTTATCCGATTGTGTTGCCAGATCGCTTAGAAGTTATCCTTTCCGTGTCGGGAAAACCCTTGCAGGAAGTAGTAATTCCTATTAGCGAACGAGAAGTTAATGAAACTCTAGATCGGCTTTACGATAATTTAGACAACATTAGTATCAATAACTCTGCACGAAATATTCTCTTAACTTCTAACCCCAATCCCAAAGAATTAAAGGAAAATCTTCAGACACTTTTACCAATTTTTGCAGAAGTATATAATTGGCTAATCCAACCTTTCGAGACACAGCTAGATCCCAAGGAAATCAAAAATTTAGTATTTGTCCTAAATGGGAGATTGCAGAGAGTGCCAGTAGCTGCGCTCTACGATGGCAAAAATTATCTCATTGAAAAATATAGCGTTGCCCTGGTTCCGAGTCTACAACTGCTCGCTCCTAAACAATTGGAAAGGAAACAACTTAAAGTCTTAGCTGCTGGAGTTAGCGAGCAAATTAAAATACAAGGACAATTTTTTGCCGCACTGGTTAATGTTCCCAAGGAATTAGACCAAATTAAAGAAACTTTTCCTGCTTCCCAAAAGCTGCTCAATGAAGATTTTACTGTCAAAACTATTCAAAAACAGTTGAAATCAAATTTTCCTGTTATTCACCTAGCCACTCATGGGCTATTTAGTTCTAATCCCCAAAAGAATTTTATTATTACAGGGGATGGGAAAAGTATCAGTATTAATGAGTTGAGTGCTTTGCTCAAAGAACCAGGTACAGCCGTAGAATTATTGGTGTTGAGTGCCTGTGAAACTGCTACTGGCGATGAACGAGCTGTCTTAGGCTTGGCAGGAATGGCTGTTCGTTCAGGGGCACGCAGTACCCTTGCCACTCTCTGGCCTGTAGGAGATGCTTCTACCGCCGAATTTATGGGTCAATTTTACCAAGACTTGAAAAAGCCAGGGGCGAAACAAGCAGATGCTCTGAAGAACGCTCAACTATCGCTGTTAGAATCTTTGAAGCTGAATCCACCTTTTCAGGAGTTGCAGAATTTACCACCTCATCCTTATTATTGGGCGCCTTATGTTTTAGTAGGCAATTGGCAA